A genomic window from bacterium includes:
- a CDS encoding CoA-transferase subunit beta, whose product MSVVASRLLRDGMSCFVGIGIPSTVANLARNTHAPNLFLIYEAGPLGAKPYRLPLSIGDGELAETADAVVSVPEVFNYWLQGGHIDVGYLSAAQIDRFGNLNTTVIGPDYHDPKVRLPGAGGAPEIAAHCHEVTVIMRHTRRAFVPRVDFVTSVGLGPAPDARSRLGFRGAGPVNVITDLGILRPDPHDNELTLVAVHPGVDMQEVQDQTQWPLRVASPLDVTDAPTSEELAALRDLKSRT is encoded by the coding sequence ATGTCCGTGGTGGCATCCCGCCTCCTAAGGGACGGCATGTCATGCTTCGTGGGCATCGGCATCCCCAGCACGGTCGCCAATCTGGCCCGCAACACCCACGCGCCGAACCTGTTCCTCATCTATGAAGCAGGGCCTCTCGGCGCCAAGCCCTACCGCTTGCCGCTGTCGATTGGCGACGGCGAGTTGGCGGAGACCGCCGACGCGGTTGTTTCGGTGCCCGAGGTCTTCAACTACTGGCTACAAGGCGGACACATCGATGTCGGCTACCTGTCCGCCGCCCAGATCGATCGGTTCGGCAACCTGAACACCACCGTCATAGGCCCGGACTATCACGATCCGAAGGTTCGCCTACCCGGAGCGGGAGGCGCTCCCGAGATCGCCGCCCACTGCCATGAGGTGACGGTGATCATGCGCCACACCAGGCGGGCCTTCGTGCCCCGGGTCGACTTCGTGACCTCGGTCGGCCTGGGTCCGGCGCCCGACGCCAGGTCCCGGCTCGGCTTCCGGGGGGCTGGGCCTGTCAACGTCATCACCGACCTGGGGATACTGAGGCCGGATCCGCACGACAACGAGCTGACCCTGGTGGCGGTGCATCCGGGTGTCGACATGCAAGAAGTCCAGGATCAGACCCAGTGGCCGCTCAGGGTGGCATCACCCCTCGACGTGACGGATGCCCCGACCAGCGAGGAGTTGGCGGCGCTCCGGGACCTCAAGAGCCGTACCTAG